From a single Arachis hypogaea cultivar Tifrunner chromosome 3, arahy.Tifrunner.gnm2.J5K5, whole genome shotgun sequence genomic region:
- the LOC140183446 gene encoding uncharacterized protein, translated as MEPASQFTTNAQISMTNQNAFAVFFTNKLNENNFKAWKKQALACIKINKLQNHLNPAKIPTKFNSESDRINENESQEYAEWEVQDQWLVAWLIASMEPSFVNRVIECEYAFQIWITLEEYFTARVKTRIKQLKTQLRTLKKHNSIVMEYRSKINQVADLLKALGAPLSREEFIEATLAGLGEEYNILSLLQQQESTTSVKASLKHSF; from the coding sequence ATGGAGCCAGCGTCTCAGTTCACCACCAACGCACAAATAAGCATGACAAACCAGAATGCATTTGCTGTGTTTTTCACAAACAAACTGAACGAAAACAACTTCAAAGCTTGGAAGAAGCAAGCTCTAGCGTGCATCAAGATCAACAAGTTGCAAAATCACCTAAATCCTGCAAAGATTCCAACAAAATTCAACTCAGAATCAGATCgcataaatgaaaatgaaagccAAGAATATGCAGAATGGGAAGTCCAAGACCAATGGCTAGTCGCCTGGTTAATCGCATCAATGGAACCAAGTTTTGTCAACAGAGTCATCGAATGTGAGTATGCATTCCAGATTTGGATCACATTAGAAGAGTATTTTACAGCAAGAGTGAAAACAAGAATCAAACAGTTAAAGACACAACTAAGAACACTCAAGAAGCACAATTCAATAGTAATGGAGTACAGGTCTAAGATCAATCAGGTAGCAGATTTGCTAAAAGCGCTAGGAGCACCACTCTCTCGAGAAGAATTTATCGAAGCAACCCTAGCAGGCCTTGGTGAAGAATACAATATCTTGTCACTGTTGCAACAGCAAGAATCGACCACATCAGTGAAAGCAAGCTTGAAACACAGCTTTTGA